In the genome of Carnobacterium pleistocenium FTR1, one region contains:
- a CDS encoding amidohydrolase: protein MTKVLTRSTVHEEVQQGAQEVIALRRYLHQHPEPSLKEYETIKYIKNELTKLNIPYEAVGETGAIGTITGQRGAGKTILLRADIDALELEDAKDKPYKSLNKGLHHACGHDGHTAALLGAAKILKKHEADFSGTIKLAFQQAEEIGAGARQFVAGGFVNHVDQVFGIHVDSSIKTGKIVSTAGPTNASCDIFKIKVTGESGHAARPDLGKDALLTAAAITVELQSIVAREVSPLDNVVVAVGVLNAGTRYNIIANEATLEGTVRTFSHTTRQFVLAAVERVAREIANAHRTSIEFENYDAAAPLINNPLAASRAARVGAGIVGAENIIQDNPKSLGADDFADFLAVTQGVYARVGTKDPANPQTWYGHHHENFDIDERGLAIATELHVKYALDFLNE, encoded by the coding sequence ATGACAAAAGTACTCACTCGATCTACAGTACACGAAGAAGTTCAACAAGGAGCTCAAGAGGTTATTGCATTGCGTCGATACCTTCACCAACATCCTGAACCTAGCTTGAAAGAGTATGAAACAATCAAATACATTAAAAATGAGTTAACAAAACTAAACATTCCTTATGAAGCGGTTGGTGAAACAGGAGCTATCGGAACGATCACTGGTCAAAGAGGAGCTGGAAAAACGATTCTCTTGAGAGCCGATATTGATGCTCTCGAACTAGAAGATGCTAAAGATAAACCCTACAAATCACTTAACAAAGGGTTACACCATGCATGCGGTCATGATGGCCACACGGCTGCTTTATTAGGAGCTGCAAAAATTTTAAAGAAACATGAAGCGGATTTTTCTGGCACCATTAAATTAGCTTTTCAACAAGCTGAAGAAATTGGAGCTGGAGCAAGACAATTTGTTGCTGGTGGATTTGTTAACCATGTCGATCAAGTTTTTGGAATCCATGTTGATTCCTCTATTAAAACTGGAAAAATCGTTTCTACTGCAGGTCCTACAAATGCCTCTTGTGACATTTTCAAAATAAAAGTGACAGGTGAAAGTGGTCATGCAGCTAGACCTGATTTAGGAAAAGATGCCTTACTGACTGCTGCTGCCATTACTGTTGAATTGCAGAGCATTGTGGCTCGTGAAGTCAGCCCATTGGATAATGTCGTGGTTGCTGTCGGCGTATTGAACGCTGGGACCCGTTACAATATTATTGCCAATGAAGCCACTCTTGAAGGAACCGTTCGTACTTTCAGCCATACAACACGCCAATTTGTATTAGCAGCTGTAGAACGCGTGGCACGAGAGATTGCTAACGCTCATCGCACATCAATTGAATTTGAAAATTACGATGCCGCTGCTCCTCTTATCAATAACCCGCTGGCTGCAAGTCGTGCGGCTCGAGTAGGTGCGGGTATCGTGGGAGCAGAAAATATTATTCAAGACAATCCAAAAAGTTTAGGAGCAGATGATTTTGCCGACTTCTTAGCCGTTACACAAGGCGTTTATGCTCGTGTTGGAACGAAAGATCCTGCTAACCCGCAGACTTGGTATGGACATCATCATGAAAATTTTGATATTGATGAACGTGGATTAGCTATAGCAACCGAGTTACATGTCAAATATGCGCTAGATTTTTTAAATGAATAA
- a CDS encoding type 1 glutamine amidotransferase domain-containing protein has protein sequence MGKKIATVVTNLFEDVEFTSPKEALINAGHQVITIEKKAGNTVTGKKGEATITIDKGIDDVSPEDFDALLIPGGFSPDQLRSDDRFLAFTKAFSDAKKPIFSICHGPQLLINAEVVKGKKMTAVKQVGVDLKNAGALFEDSEVVEDESGIISSRTPEDLPAFNKAIIKALAG, from the coding sequence ATGGGAAAGAAAATTGCAACAGTCGTTACCAATTTATTTGAAGATGTCGAATTCACATCGCCAAAGGAAGCTTTAATAAATGCAGGACACCAAGTGATTACAATTGAGAAAAAAGCAGGCAATACAGTTACAGGAAAAAAAGGGGAAGCTACCATTACCATTGATAAAGGGATTGATGACGTTTCACCAGAAGATTTTGATGCATTATTGATTCCAGGAGGTTTTTCACCTGATCAATTAAGATCTGATGATCGATTTTTAGCTTTTACTAAAGCTTTTTCTGATGCAAAAAAACCTATTTTTTCAATTTGCCACGGACCTCAACTTCTTATTAACGCTGAAGTAGTCAAAGGCAAAAAAATGACTGCTGTCAAACAAGTTGGCGTTGATCTAAAAAATGCAGGTGCTTTATTCGAAGATAGCGAAGTTGTAGAAGACGAGAGCGGCATCATTTCTAGTCGTACACCTGAAGACCTTCCCGCTTTCAACAAAGCAATCATAAAGGCTTTAGCTGGTTGA
- a CDS encoding methionine ABC transporter ATP-binding protein has translation MITLNNVSVTFAGKETTIKAVEKVQLTIEKGDVFGIVGYSGAGKSTLVRTINLLQRPTAGAVIVSGQDLLSLKPKQLRAARKKIGMIFQHFNLMGSRTIAENVAYPLRKSGLSKTEIKIKVANLLKLVGLTDKSAAYPSQLSGGQKQRVAIARSLANDPEVLLCDEATSALDPKTTLSILELLKELNQKLALTIVIITHEMQVVKEICNKVAVMENGHVVEEGDLVSIFTKPKERITKEFINTATHVEQALESILSHPTLLDLQTNDVLATISYVGSSTSEPLIATLTTRFGVTTNILFGNVEILQETPVGNLIVVLSGDPGRREKAIAYLTSKNVKVTLIHHRQQVIPLKKEQTII, from the coding sequence ATGATTACATTAAATAATGTAAGTGTCACATTTGCAGGGAAAGAAACAACTATAAAAGCTGTCGAGAAAGTTCAGTTAACCATTGAAAAAGGGGATGTTTTTGGAATCGTCGGTTACAGCGGAGCTGGAAAAAGTACTCTAGTCCGTACCATTAACCTTCTTCAAAGGCCTACAGCAGGAGCTGTCATTGTTTCTGGCCAAGATCTATTGAGCTTAAAGCCAAAACAATTACGAGCGGCTCGTAAAAAAATCGGCATGATTTTCCAACATTTCAACTTAATGGGCTCGCGTACGATTGCTGAAAATGTAGCCTATCCTTTAAGAAAATCCGGTTTATCAAAAACGGAAATCAAAATAAAGGTAGCCAATTTATTGAAGTTAGTCGGATTAACAGACAAAAGCGCTGCCTACCCTTCTCAATTATCCGGTGGACAAAAACAGCGTGTGGCTATTGCAAGATCTTTAGCCAATGACCCTGAAGTGTTGTTATGTGATGAAGCGACAAGTGCTTTAGATCCAAAAACGACCCTTTCCATTCTGGAACTACTTAAAGAATTAAATCAAAAATTGGCTTTGACTATCGTGATCATTACTCATGAAATGCAAGTCGTAAAAGAAATTTGCAACAAAGTAGCCGTAATGGAAAATGGTCATGTTGTCGAAGAAGGCGATCTCGTTTCTATTTTCACTAAACCTAAAGAACGAATCACAAAAGAATTCATCAATACTGCGACTCATGTTGAACAAGCACTAGAAAGCATTCTAAGCCATCCTACTTTACTTGATTTACAGACTAATGATGTACTAGCTACTATTTCTTACGTTGGTTCAAGTACGAGCGAACCATTAATTGCTACCCTTACGACTCGATTTGGCGTTACAACCAATATTTTATTTGGAAATGTGGAGATTTTGCAAGAAACGCCTGTCGGCAATCTTATTGTTGTTTTGAGTGGCGATCCTGGACGCAGAGAAAAAGCCATTGCTTATTTAACGTCAAAAAATGTAAAAGTAACCTTGATCCACCATCGTCAACAAGTTATCCCATTAAAAAAAGAACAAACTATTATTTAA
- the mgsA gene encoding methylglyoxal synthase has protein sequence MNIAFIAHDKKKDEMVRLTTAYREIIKEHQIFATGTTGQRIIDATGLNVHRFKSGPLGGDQQIGAYVSDNKIDLVIFLRDPLTPQPHEPDISALLRLCDVYEIPLATNLGTSEVLLRGLGSGFIEWRKTQQESQLKGLEEFE, from the coding sequence ATGAATATTGCTTTTATTGCACATGATAAGAAAAAAGATGAAATGGTAAGATTGACCACAGCTTATCGAGAAATTATTAAAGAGCATCAAATATTTGCTACAGGGACAACCGGACAACGCATTATTGATGCAACTGGTTTAAATGTCCATCGTTTTAAATCTGGTCCACTTGGAGGAGATCAACAAATCGGAGCTTATGTATCTGATAATAAAATAGATTTAGTTATATTTTTGAGAGATCCTTTAACACCCCAACCACATGAACCAGATATTTCGGCCTTGCTAAGATTATGTGATGTTTATGAAATCCCTTTAGCAACCAATCTTGGAACGAGTGAAGTTTTACTGAGAGGTCTAGGAAGTGGCTTTATTGAATGGCGCAAAACACAACAAGAATCTCAATTAAAAGGATTAGAAGAATTCGAATAA
- a CDS encoding MetQ/NlpA family ABC transporter substrate-binding protein yields the protein MKKFKKGLLGLTLAVGLLVTTACGTDAATDTEKAEPIKIGVVGEVNEVWEFVQEKLAADGVEIELIKFTDYATPNVALSEGELDLNSFQTKIFMDSFNEDHGANLVAIADTVIAPLGIYSSNIQDVSEIKENDVIAIPNDVSNEGRALLLLQTAGLIEVDPSKNQVPVVEDVTSNPLNLTFETLDSSQTARALEDVDASVINSGMAVDAGFIPTEDAVFLEPVTDSSDPYYNAIVSRDEDKDNAVFKQIIEAYQAEDTKEVIDETSKGSSIPVW from the coding sequence ATGAAAAAATTTAAAAAAGGTCTTTTAGGGTTAACGTTAGCAGTAGGACTTCTTGTAACAACCGCTTGTGGAACGGATGCGGCTACAGATACTGAAAAAGCCGAACCGATTAAAATTGGGGTCGTTGGCGAAGTAAATGAAGTTTGGGAATTCGTGCAAGAAAAGCTAGCCGCGGATGGTGTTGAGATCGAACTGATTAAATTTACAGATTACGCCACTCCAAATGTTGCTCTTTCTGAAGGCGAATTAGATTTAAATTCTTTTCAAACGAAGATTTTTATGGATTCCTTTAACGAAGATCATGGTGCAAATTTAGTCGCTATCGCTGATACGGTTATTGCTCCGCTTGGTATTTATTCATCCAATATTCAAGATGTTTCTGAGATAAAAGAAAACGATGTGATTGCTATTCCAAACGACGTTTCGAATGAAGGAAGAGCCTTACTTCTACTTCAAACAGCAGGTCTAATTGAAGTAGATCCTTCAAAAAATCAAGTACCTGTAGTTGAAGATGTCACCTCTAATCCGTTAAATTTAACTTTTGAAACATTAGATTCTTCACAAACGGCTCGCGCTTTAGAAGATGTGGATGCATCCGTTATCAATAGCGGAATGGCTGTGGATGCTGGATTCATTCCAACTGAAGATGCTGTTTTCTTAGAACCAGTCACTGACTCATCGGATCCTTATTACAATGCGATTGTTTCAAGAGATGAAGATAAAGACAATGCCGTTTTCAAACAAATCATAGAAGCTTACCAAGCAGAAGACACGAAAGAAGTCATTGATGAAACATCAAAAGGCTCTTCTATCCCAGTATGGTAA
- a CDS encoding methionine ABC transporter permease, translated as MTEFFATYFEHVIPLKDEIIESTLQTLYMVTVTGLIAGILGLFLGVILVATDRGGILASPRLYGLLDQVVNLFRSLPFIIMLTLVAPLTRLITHTTIGTTAAIVPLVIGTVPFFARQIQNALLEVDPGVIEAAESMGSSPLEIIFRVYLKEGLTAIIRVSSVTIINLIGLTAIVGAIGGGGLGNLAISRGYNRYQNDVTLVATVIILIIVFISQLIGNALVKKTSH; from the coding sequence ATGACTGAATTTTTTGCAACTTATTTTGAACATGTTATCCCATTGAAAGATGAAATTATTGAAAGTACTTTACAAACACTCTACATGGTTACTGTTACAGGCTTGATTGCAGGTATCCTCGGTTTATTTTTAGGCGTCATTCTTGTTGCAACCGATCGCGGAGGTATTTTAGCAAGTCCGCGACTTTATGGCTTGCTTGATCAAGTCGTTAATCTTTTTCGCTCTTTGCCCTTCATTATCATGCTGACTTTAGTTGCTCCCTTAACCCGATTAATTACCCATACAACTATCGGGACAACAGCTGCTATTGTTCCTCTGGTTATTGGGACCGTGCCTTTCTTTGCCAGACAAATACAAAACGCTCTGTTAGAAGTTGATCCTGGTGTTATAGAAGCTGCAGAATCTATGGGTTCTAGCCCATTGGAAATTATTTTTCGGGTTTATCTAAAAGAAGGACTAACAGCTATTATTCGGGTCTCTTCTGTAACTATCATTAATTTGATTGGGTTAACGGCCATTGTCGGAGCAATTGGTGGCGGTGGTCTAGGAAATCTAGCCATCTCCCGAGGGTACAATCGTTACCAGAATGATGTCACTTTAGTCGCAACGGTTATTATTTTGATCATTGTTTTTATTAGTCAATTGATTGGAAATGCTTTAGTTAAAAAAACGAGTCACTAG
- a CDS encoding vitamin B12-dependent ribonucleotide reductase produces the protein MITNISAKAELTIEKLNEDIKAFPQVHPITDDMKLTYKGVSRLVMLDRYSFKDLSKSTLSIGDLVVLTVKPDPQYPTRGTGFVTQINHSNHTASILIDEEFRGSIEDQDEQKTGIITCSLDVIEKPLEIFYEQIAKRNATGLAAIETTPEKRKAAYTTFYEELKNLNFIPAGRVLYGAGSKTDVTYFNCYVMPFVPDSREGISDHRKQVMEIMSRGGGVGTNGSTLRPRHTLARGVNGKSSGAVSWLDDIAKLTHLVEQGGSRRGAQMIMLADWHPDILEFIISKMQNPRILRYLIETTTDTHIRKLASEKLKFTPFTQREIAMYQSILNYKNVPGYGGFDATMMKETAEKLKTGGIYSVHNPEFLSGANISICLTTDFMEAVEKDTDYALRFPAVETYSKEDMEEYNTRWPEVGDVREWEASGHDVHTYRTIKARELWKLITTCATYAAEPGIFFIDNANEMTNATAYGQKVVATNPCGEQPLAPYSVCNLAAVNLAEMADKESGTVDFAKLKQTVKIGVRMQDNVIDATPYFLADNEKQALGERRVGLGIMGLADLLIYCGEEYGSQEGNQLVDEIFKTIAVSAYEASIELAKERGSFPFLIGKTDAETTNLREKFIQSGYMKKMPKHIQEGVIKYGIRNSHLLTVAPTGSTGTMVGVSTGLEPYYSFSYFRSGRLGKFIEVKADIVQEYLDQHPEADPEQLPKQFVSAMSLKPEAHVDVQCTIQRWVDSSISKTVNAPKGYSVEQVQKIYERLYNGGAKGGTVYVDGSRDSQVLTLKAEDTVWDEEMSGESNFSEQSMIQVAAVSEEKNYGNEVGDTCPICRQGTVEDLGGCNTCINCNAQLKCGL, from the coding sequence ATGATTACAAACATCTCTGCAAAAGCAGAACTAACTATTGAAAAATTAAATGAAGATATCAAGGCTTTCCCTCAAGTTCATCCAATAACTGATGATATGAAATTAACCTATAAAGGGGTATCTCGCTTAGTAATGTTAGACCGCTATTCCTTTAAAGACCTTTCTAAATCGACTCTTTCTATCGGAGATCTAGTTGTTCTTACCGTTAAGCCAGATCCACAATACCCTACTAGAGGCACTGGATTTGTTACACAAATCAACCATTCTAACCATACGGCTTCAATTTTGATTGATGAAGAGTTCCGAGGATCAATTGAAGATCAAGATGAGCAAAAAACTGGGATCATTACTTGCAGTTTAGATGTGATTGAAAAACCACTTGAAATTTTTTATGAACAAATTGCTAAACGAAATGCAACCGGCTTAGCAGCTATAGAAACAACGCCTGAAAAAAGAAAAGCGGCTTACACTACTTTTTATGAAGAATTAAAAAACTTGAATTTTATTCCTGCAGGACGCGTTTTGTATGGAGCAGGTTCAAAAACCGATGTCACTTATTTCAATTGTTATGTTATGCCGTTTGTGCCAGACTCTCGTGAGGGCATTTCGGATCATCGAAAACAAGTTATGGAAATCATGAGTCGTGGTGGCGGTGTGGGAACGAATGGCTCTACTCTTCGTCCACGCCATACCTTAGCTCGCGGTGTCAATGGAAAATCATCAGGAGCTGTCTCTTGGTTAGATGATATTGCTAAGTTAACTCACTTAGTTGAACAAGGCGGTAGCCGTCGCGGAGCACAAATGATCATGTTAGCTGATTGGCATCCAGATATTCTTGAATTTATTATTTCAAAAATGCAGAACCCTCGTATTTTGCGTTATTTAATTGAAACCACCACCGACACACACATAAGAAAGCTAGCAAGTGAAAAATTAAAGTTCACACCTTTTACACAACGCGAAATCGCTATGTATCAAAGTATTCTAAATTATAAAAACGTACCCGGTTATGGTGGATTTGACGCGACAATGATGAAAGAAACTGCTGAGAAATTAAAAACAGGTGGCATCTATAGTGTTCATAATCCGGAATTCTTATCTGGAGCAAACATTTCGATTTGTTTAACGACTGACTTTATGGAAGCTGTTGAAAAAGATACCGATTATGCACTTCGTTTTCCTGCCGTAGAGACATACAGTAAAGAAGATATGGAAGAATATAACACTCGTTGGCCAGAAGTTGGCGATGTTCGTGAATGGGAAGCTTCAGGGCATGATGTTCATACTTACCGGACTATCAAGGCTCGGGAGTTATGGAAACTGATCACTACTTGTGCCACTTACGCTGCTGAACCAGGTATTTTCTTTATTGATAATGCAAACGAGATGACAAATGCTACTGCCTATGGCCAAAAAGTTGTCGCTACCAATCCTTGTGGCGAGCAGCCTCTTGCTCCTTATTCAGTATGTAATCTAGCAGCTGTGAATTTAGCTGAAATGGCCGATAAAGAATCTGGCACAGTTGATTTTGCTAAATTAAAACAAACCGTTAAAATCGGTGTACGGATGCAAGATAATGTAATTGATGCTACTCCTTACTTCTTAGCAGATAACGAAAAACAAGCATTAGGAGAACGCCGCGTTGGTTTAGGCATCATGGGGCTCGCTGACTTACTAATCTACTGTGGCGAAGAATATGGTTCTCAAGAAGGCAATCAATTAGTCGATGAAATTTTTAAAACCATCGCTGTTTCAGCTTATGAGGCTTCTATTGAGTTAGCAAAAGAACGAGGCAGTTTCCCATTCTTAATTGGGAAAACTGATGCAGAAACAACTAATCTGAGAGAAAAGTTCATTCAATCCGGTTATATGAAAAAAATGCCAAAACACATCCAAGAAGGCGTTATAAAATATGGCATACGCAATTCACATTTATTAACTGTTGCTCCCACTGGTTCAACAGGTACAATGGTCGGTGTTTCAACCGGGCTTGAACCTTACTATTCTTTTAGTTATTTTAGAAGTGGACGTTTAGGCAAATTTATCGAGGTAAAAGCTGATATTGTTCAAGAATACCTAGATCAACATCCAGAAGCAGATCCTGAACAATTGCCAAAACAATTCGTGTCAGCTATGAGTCTAAAACCTGAGGCACACGTTGATGTACAATGTACGATCCAACGCTGGGTCGACAGCTCTATTTCTAAAACGGTCAATGCTCCTAAAGGTTATTCAGTTGAACAAGTTCAAAAAATTTATGAACGTCTTTATAACGGTGGAGCAAAAGGTGGTACAGTTTATGTAGACGGAAGTCGTGACTCACAAGTACTGACTTTAAAAGCTGAAGATACGGTTTGGGATGAAGAAATGAGTGGAGAATCAAATTTCTCAGAACAAAGTATGATTCAAGTGGCTGCCGTTAGTGAAGAAAAAAACTACGGAAATGAAGTTGGAGATACTTGTCCAATCTGTCGTCAAGGAACAGTGGAAGATTTAGGCGGTTGCAATACTTGTATCAATTGTAACGCCCAATTAAAATGTGGTTTATAA
- a CDS encoding cation-translocating P-type ATPase — MDFRTKKLDSIISQFNSTAETGLSPKEVGEHKKQFGANQFDEEESVSLFSKILDQLKDVTVIILILAGIISTYIAITEHPDDFSEPIVIFSIIVINVVIALRQEGKAEKALDSLQSLSAPQARVIRDGQEDVIDAAELVPGDIILLEAGDQIPADARLISSSDLQVEESALTGESMPVEKDENAEIEEDSPVGDVFNTVFSGTLVTNGRAKAIVVTTGMDTEMGSVANLLNSTKQGKTPLQSRMDSLGKQVSVIALIAGVIIFILSFLQGEAFILSLMTAVSLAVAAVPETLPVIVTISLANGVKNMVDRNAIIRTIPSVETLGSASVIASDKTGTLTQNQMTIQKLWAFPHEPINVKNEFGDDEKWVLKMMSLASNATIEDRDGEEVISGDPTETAIIRLLQKKGLQKDDLDKSYPRVHEIPFDSSRKLMTTVHEIDGHYISITKGAFDRLPVEFSSITDEAGQNARDIHDSFANDALRVIAVGYKTYDTLPEDLSPEELEDGITFAGIVGMIDPPREESIQAVKEAKSAGIKTIMITGDHAATASAIAKQIGIFEEGDKAITGAELGKLSDEKLKETIRDYSVYARVSPEDKIRIVKAWQSHGEVVAMTGDGVNDAPALKAADVGTAMGITGTEVAKSASDMILTDDKFDTIVHAVEEGRRVYENIKKTVYFLLSCNISEILIMLIAVIMGWGLPVIAIQLLFVNVVADGIPGFALSKEKADPTIMDNEPTAKGESIFAKGGYRNIAIAALTFTITTLIGFYVGSFIDIDSTISASHDVGQTMAFLILGWSSVLHIFNARSKESIFKVGITSNMNLFWLAMLSIALITLVATVPFLAGIFNLVAISITHWIIAIGLSLTILIVVELQKFIMRKMNKIF, encoded by the coding sequence ATGGATTTTAGAACAAAAAAATTAGATTCCATTATATCACAGTTCAACAGTACCGCAGAAACAGGGTTATCCCCGAAGGAAGTAGGAGAACACAAAAAACAATTTGGTGCCAACCAATTTGATGAAGAGGAAAGTGTTTCTTTATTTTCAAAGATTCTTGATCAATTAAAAGATGTCACCGTTATTATCTTGATCCTTGCCGGAATTATCTCCACGTATATTGCCATTACTGAACACCCCGACGATTTCTCAGAACCTATTGTAATCTTCTCTATTATTGTCATCAATGTTGTTATTGCTCTTAGGCAGGAAGGAAAAGCTGAAAAAGCTTTGGATTCATTGCAAAGTCTATCTGCTCCACAAGCACGCGTTATAAGAGATGGTCAAGAAGACGTTATTGACGCTGCCGAGTTAGTACCAGGAGACATTATACTATTAGAAGCAGGTGATCAAATACCTGCAGATGCTCGTTTAATTTCTAGTAGTGATTTACAAGTCGAAGAGTCTGCATTAACTGGTGAAAGTATGCCTGTCGAAAAAGACGAAAATGCAGAAATTGAAGAAGACAGCCCTGTTGGTGATGTATTTAATACTGTTTTTTCTGGAACCTTGGTTACCAATGGACGAGCAAAAGCTATTGTTGTAACAACTGGTATGGACACAGAAATGGGTTCTGTTGCAAACTTATTGAACAGTACCAAACAAGGAAAAACACCTTTACAATCTAGAATGGATAGTTTAGGAAAACAAGTAAGTGTCATCGCTTTAATTGCTGGGGTTATTATTTTCATTTTAAGCTTCCTTCAAGGAGAAGCATTTATCCTTAGCTTAATGACTGCTGTATCACTTGCTGTTGCAGCCGTTCCTGAAACCTTACCTGTTATCGTCACTATTTCATTAGCTAATGGTGTGAAAAATATGGTAGATCGCAATGCGATTATCCGAACCATCCCTTCCGTTGAAACACTGGGTAGTGCTTCTGTTATTGCTTCAGATAAAACAGGAACGTTAACTCAAAATCAAATGACCATTCAAAAACTTTGGGCTTTTCCTCATGAACCAATAAATGTAAAAAATGAGTTTGGTGATGATGAAAAATGGGTTCTTAAGATGATGAGCCTAGCCTCAAATGCGACTATTGAAGATCGTGATGGCGAGGAAGTTATTAGTGGAGATCCTACTGAAACAGCGATTATCCGCTTGTTACAGAAAAAAGGACTTCAAAAAGATGATTTAGATAAGTCTTACCCACGTGTACACGAGATACCTTTTGATTCTAGTCGTAAGTTGATGACGACTGTTCATGAGATAGATGGTCATTACATTTCCATTACTAAGGGAGCTTTTGATCGTTTACCAGTTGAATTTTCGTCTATTACAGATGAAGCAGGTCAAAATGCACGAGATATCCATGACTCATTTGCTAATGATGCTTTACGCGTTATCGCTGTTGGATATAAAACATACGATACACTTCCAGAAGATTTAAGTCCCGAAGAACTTGAAGATGGGATTACATTTGCTGGGATTGTCGGAATGATTGATCCTCCAAGAGAAGAAAGTATTCAAGCAGTTAAAGAAGCCAAGTCAGCAGGCATTAAAACCATTATGATTACTGGTGACCATGCTGCTACAGCTTCTGCTATCGCTAAACAAATCGGTATTTTTGAAGAAGGCGATAAAGCAATCACAGGTGCTGAATTAGGTAAACTTTCAGACGAAAAACTAAAAGAAACAATTCGTGATTATTCCGTTTATGCACGTGTTTCTCCTGAAGACAAGATTCGAATCGTTAAAGCTTGGCAATCACATGGAGAAGTTGTAGCCATGACCGGAGACGGTGTCAATGATGCACCAGCCTTAAAAGCGGCTGATGTTGGTACTGCTATGGGAATTACCGGTACTGAGGTTGCTAAAAGTGCTTCTGACATGATCTTGACCGATGACAAATTTGATACCATTGTTCATGCTGTTGAAGAAGGACGACGTGTTTACGAAAACATCAAAAAAACTGTATACTTTTTATTATCATGTAACATTTCAGAAATTCTCATTATGTTAATTGCTGTTATTATGGGCTGGGGATTACCAGTCATTGCTATCCAACTACTATTTGTTAATGTAGTAGCGGATGGAATTCCTGGTTTTGCATTGAGCAAAGAAAAAGCTGATCCGACTATTATGGATAATGAACCAACAGCTAAAGGTGAAAGTATCTTCGCTAAAGGCGGCTATCGGAATATTGCAATTGCAGCTTTAACGTTCACAATTACGACTCTTATTGGTTTCTACGTGGGTTCATTTATTGATATCGATTCTACAATCTCCGCAAGTCATGACGTTGGTCAAACAATGGCTTTCTTAATTCTTGGTTGGTCTTCTGTACTGCACATTTTCAATGCACGCAGTAAAGAATCTATTTTCAAAGTTGGGATTACATCCAACATGAACTTGTTCTGGTTAGCAATGCTCTCAATTGCATTGATTACCCTCGTGGCTACTGTGCCATTCTTAGCTGGTATTTTTAACTTAGTTGCTATTAGTATAACGCATTGGATAATTGCTATTGGACTATCTCTTACTATTCTTATAGTAGTTGAACTTCAAAAATTCATTATGCGTAAAATGAATAAAATATTTTAA
- the proB gene encoding glutamate 5-kinase, producing MKKMTTTSRQLLSSCKRIIVKVGTSTIMYANGAINLQRLEKLAFVLSDLNNQGKEIILVSSGAVGVGISRLQLTERPKTIPEQQAVASVGQTELMNLYSKFFYGYGQIIGQVLMTRDIIEFPTSRLNAINTFEQLLVKGIIPIVNENDTVAVDELDHLTKFGDNDRLSAIVAEITDADLLIMLSDIDGFYNKNPGDEPDAVLFHEIHAVTDELYTLAGGKGSRFGTGGMSSKLVAADHILKNTSRMVLANGEDPTIIFDIIAGKEIGTLFSAN from the coding sequence ATGAAAAAAATGACGACTACTTCTCGACAATTATTATCTTCATGTAAACGGATAATTGTAAAGGTTGGAACCAGCACGATCATGTATGCCAATGGTGCCATCAATTTACAACGTTTAGAAAAATTAGCTTTTGTTTTATCTGATTTAAATAATCAAGGAAAAGAAATTATTTTAGTCTCTTCTGGAGCTGTAGGGGTCGGAATTTCTCGCTTGCAATTAACCGAACGACCAAAGACCATCCCTGAACAGCAAGCTGTAGCGTCAGTGGGTCAAACTGAATTAATGAATTTATATAGTAAATTCTTTTATGGCTATGGCCAAATTATCGGCCAAGTTTTGATGACCCGCGATATAATCGAGTTTCCAACTAGCCGACTAAATGCAATCAACACCTTTGAACAGTTGCTTGTAAAGGGTATCATTCCTATCGTAAATGAAAATGATACTGTTGCAGTAGATGAACTAGATCATTTGACTAAATTTGGTGATAATGATCGCTTGTCTGCTATTGTTGCTGAAATTACTGATGCTGATTTATTGATTATGTTATCAGATATCGATGGTTTTTATAATAAAAACCCCGGTGATGAACCAGATGCAGTTCTTTTTCACGAAATTCATGCTGTCACAGATGAGTTATATACTCTTGCTGGTGGAAAAGGATCACGCTTTGGAACTGGCGGTATGTCTAGTAAACTAGTAGCTGCTGATCATATCTTAAAAAACACTAGCCGAATGGTATTGGCTAATGGTGAAGATCCTACAATTATTTTTGATATTATTGCAGGCAAAGAAATCGGAACATTATTTTCTGCCAACTAA